The sequence AGCAAAGGACTTTGGCGGTTTGGTTTGCTTGCGTATCTCCAGCAGAATGCCCTTGAAGGAAATCTCATGAACCCACAGCGCTGTCGGTGAGCCTTTCTCGGTTTCAAGCGGCACCGGCTCGGGCAGGGTCAGGCGCCAGGGGCGAATCCGCGGGCCTTCTTCGAAGATGCTCGGTGCGCCCAACTCCAGGTGCAGCGCATGAAATTCGTCTTCCACCAAGTGGAGGGGAAAGGTCATTTGCTGATTGTCGAACTGAGCCTGGATCGTGACTTGCTCATGCGCCGCCAGGCGAGTGAGCAGATCCTGGATCTGCACGCCGCCATTCACCACCAGACTGCTGGATTTGTCCCGCAAATTCAGCGTCGGGTTGTGCTGCATCTTCTGGATGAACTCCAGTTCATCAGGCGTGAGGAGATTGTCGCGCTGCATGGCCAGGCTCGATTAACCGGTTATTGAGAAAGCAGACAGATCGTTCGCAGTTTGGTTGCGACCGCTCGTCAGTTGCTGAATGTTACCCCTTCAGGATTCGCATCTCCAGCCGAGCTTGCGCCACTTTGCTGCATAACTCGACCCCTTTGCGCCGGGCTGCATAACGTCGTCGCCGAATGAGCGAAGCCGGCATGGAAGGAGCCTGACTGATGGAGATTGGACAGGTGCTCACTGCTATCGTTGAAAATCATTTCTGGTAGCAGTTCGCTGGCGGTGCCCGATTGCTGCCAGACGGGTGATTCACAAAATCGCAATGCGAAATTCGGGACCCTGCTGCGGCATAATGTCTGAAATTCTTACGTCACAGGATGAACAATGAAGGTCGCGATCATTGCAGGCTCGGTCTACGGCGCGGCGGAAGAAGTGGCTCGGCATGCGCAACAGATCATTAAATATGCAGGGTATGAGGTGTTGTTCAACCCGCGCGCCACGCTTGCCGAGTTGCAGGCGTTTGCGCCAGGCGCTCTTCTGGCGGTGAGTTCAACGACCGGAATGGGCGAGCTGCCGGACAACATCCAGCCGCTCTACCATCAGATCCGTGATGCCCTGCCCGCTGACTGGCGTGGGCTGCCCGGTGGAGTGATCGCATTGGGCGATGCGAGTTACGGCGATACCTTTTGTGCGGGCGGAGAATTGATGCGTGAGCTGTTCGGCGAACTGGGTATACGCGAGGTGCGGGAGATGCTGCGTCTGGATGCCAGCGAAACCGTCACGCCTGAAAGCGATGCCGAGCCTTGGCTTGCCGAGTTCATCAGGCACCTGAACGCCTGATGCCTGACTGATGCTGCTGTATGACGCGGCCGCTTGACGCTCTTGCCATGGCGGCTTGCGACGACCCATTACCAGCGTGAGTATGGGCTCATCCATCCTTGGGCGTTATCGGCCATTATTCAGCGCGCCCCCTATTGATTGTGACCTGACAGCGAGTCGTTGACACTCGCTGACAGTTCGCCCGCTTATGCTGGTACTGACGCCTGACGGGCTCAGGACCCAGGATAGAGCCGGCATCATCATCAGGGGGAGCGACATGAGTGAGTCCATGGATTTCGAAGGCAAGGTAGTGATCGTCACCGGTGCGGGTGGCGGGCTCGGGCGCGCGCATGCCTTGCTGTTTGCGCGACACGGCGCGCGCGTGATCGTAAACGACCTCGGCGGTTCGGCCCACGGCGAAGGTGCCAATGCCTCGGCGGCGGATCGAGTGGTCGCGGAAATCCTCGATGAGGGCGGCGAAGCAGTCGCCAATCACGACTCGGTCACCGATGGCGACAAGATCGTTCAGAATGCGCTCGACACCTATGGCCGGGTGGACGTAGTGGTCAACAACGCAGGCATCCTGCGTGACAAAAGCTTCGCCAAAATGGAAGACACCGACTGGGACCTGGTTTACCGCGTTCACGTCGAAGGCGCCTACAAGGTTACCCGCGCTGCCTGGCCCCATCTGCGAGAACAGAACTATGGACGCATCATCTTCACGTCGTCCACGTCTGGCATCTATGGCAATTTTGGACAGGCCAACTACGGCATGGCCAAGCTTGGCCTCTACGGGTTGACGCGCACGCTCGCCATTGAAGGGCGCAAGAACAACATTCTGGTCAACGCCATCGCTCCGACCGGCGGGACTCGTATGACCGAAGGCTTGATCCCGGCCAGCGTGTTCGATCTGCTGAAGCCTGAGTTGGTCAGCCCGCTGGTGGTTTTTTTGGGCAGCGAGCAGTGCCCTGACAGCGGCGGGTTGTATGAAGTGGGTGGCGGCTGGATGGGCAAGGTCCGCTGGGAGCGTAGCCTGGGTGCCGGCTTTGACCCGCATGCAGGCTTTTCACCGCAAGATGTCGCGGCGCAATGGGCATCCATCAGTGACTTCAGCAACGCTGTGCATCCGGCGGACAGCGCCGAAGCTCTTAAAGAGATGATGGCGAATCTGCAGAGGTTCGGCTGATCAGTCGTTCGAATATACAAAGGCCAACTCGAGAGATCGATTTGGCCTTTTTTGTAGGAGCATTATTTGCGGCGATGTAGGACAGGTCTCTAAATAAGGCAATGATCCCGTCTTTGGCTTTTCAGCCTAAACCCAGCCTTCGATTACCCGACACCTCCTGAGAACAAGCGAATTTCAGGAGGTTTCATGATTGGCAATTTGATTAAGGTACAGGAGCGGTTAAGTGTTTATGTGGCCATACCGGACCAGCGATTCAAAGTCAGGTCCGGCCTCAGCCCCGAGGAGGAAGCGGTCAAGCAGAAGGTGCGTCAGTACTGGGCGGACGAGAACATTCCAGGCATCAAAAAACTGGAGGGGCTGAACATCAGCCTGAGCGGATTTGACCCGCGCAGGACCAGCAACAAAGAGCTGATGGAACTGGGCGTTCTGCTTGCCGAGCGAGGGATAATAGATGGGGATCTTATTGGTGCCATGTCGAGCATTGATGTCGAGTTCGACTCGATGGGGAATGAAATCAACATGGGTAAGGAGGTCAATGTATATGAGTTTTTCAGCAAGCAGCTTAGTCAGTTGCAGGAATCCATCAGAGACGGCAATGAGCATGCTCGAGGCGCCCTGGTTGAGCTAAAAACTTCTTTGTCTGTGGTGATGGCGTTGGAGGAATATATGAAGCGTCCTCGCGAGCGGTCATTGGTCAATATCCGCGCCTAAACGAGGGATAACGTCTGGGGCCATATCCAGCTAGCCCCAGGCGCTTGGTTATTACATGGGAACGACAAAGGCCCCGGTATAGCTGACTGACGTGTTGCTCTGTCGGTTATCGATTACCAGCCGAAATATGCCGGCTCCGAAACGGCCTGAAGGGTCGTACGTCGCTGCAGTGATGGAAGCCCAGCCGCCGTTTTTCAACTGCTGGACGATAACGGGGACTTGTCCTGACGCACCTTTCACGTTGAAATGATGGGAAGTAGTCCCGCACGTCACCTTATACGGCCCGTAGATCACCTTTTCTTGCTGTGCCCCTACGTGACCCGACGAAGTTGACCCGGACTTTTTCGTGCAGAAGTTGAAGGTATTTGCTGCAGGTTGCGCAGTTGCCGCACCGGCGAGCGACGTCAGGCATGCCGCCAGGGTCAGCGTAATCATTTTTTTTGTAAACATCGTGAAGCTCCATTAGTCATTCATTGAGTTATCAGGGTGGGTGTTCTCACCTCACTGTGATGACTAATGTTTAAACAGAAGTTTGAGTAGGAATGTTGCTTAATATGCTGTGGGATTTCTCTGAGCTTCTACATCTACCGAAATAATCGGCGTAGAAACTCTAAAAAACAGCCGCTGCAATCGTGTCCGCTAAATACGGCGACATTTGTTCAAATCAAAGTGCACCCAATGTGGGACCCCCGGATGACGAAAGCAATTCGATTCCATCCCGGCTCTTACTGACATCGCAACAGTAGGACAAGACTCTCGGCGGCCTTCCACCAGGTTTATTTCCTGCAAACCGCGTCGGTTCAACATCGTCAGCCAAGCAATATGTACCGCTTTCGATGCTCAGCAAAGGTCTGAAATGGAGCTCTCGAATGGTTTACGTTGTACTCATCGGCTGGATGCTGGTGGGCGTGGCCGTTCCTAATCGGAGCTGTATCCATGAATGATCTATCTGCTGTAATTCACTCCAACAGTACAGGTGCTGCTCAACAGCACACCGCTACTCAGCACCTTCTCGCCTTTACGACCGCCTGCTCGCAATGCACCTCGGTACTGGAAGACCTCCCTTCGCTTCGGGACGTCGCGTTCGACCGCCTTTCAGGTTTCCTGCGCGGGCGTGTACAGGTGTGGAACCCGGACATTATTTTTCTGAACGGTCCATCCGCGCCCCAAACGGCGCAAGGTTCGTGCTCGCTTACTGATGCACTAATTCAGGCAATGACGTCGGGAGCTAAAGCGTTCGATCCGAAAATCCAGGCTTTGTATTACCACCACGAGAGCGCCGAGGCGCAGCATCGGGTGGCAGAAAAAGACTTCATCACGATCAAGAGTGTTTTTAGTCAGGTCCTGGCGAAGTTTCCCGGGGCCTATCACGGGGCGCTCGCCTTGGCATGGGATAGCCATGAGACGTCACCGGCTGAAGGGAAAAGTGCAGCCCGCCACCAAGTCATCAGCAGGCATCATCAATCGGCACTCAATCACGACATCGAGTTTCAATTCACTGAGCAACGACTCAACAAGGAGGAGAAAAACCGCCTCGTACACGTACTCAGCCATCAACCCACTGGCGGGCTTTTCAAGATATCCCTGCGCCTGCCGGGTGAAATGACAGCACCACTGCTTTCGGTCTTCGCGGTCACACAGGACGAAAATGCTGCAGATGCGCGTCATACGTCCGGCCCATGCTATCTGCTCATGGCCGCAGGCGGGGTTGAACGGTATGAGTCCTTTTCTGAACTCAACAGCCAATTGGCTCGGCGACTGTCCGGCACATCGGGCCAAGACCCGTTGCTGAAAACCCTGTGTTTATCGGACTTGGCGCGGTTGCCTGAAAACCACGTCGTCGGCAACGATGACCTCGATTACGAGCCTTGTGTAGAGCCAATGCTGCACTGCCATGTGGCGGGCCTTCGTAACAAACAGGCCAGGGATTTCGATTTTCTGGTGCAACAGGCCAAAGCGAGCAGCGACAGCTACCCGGCTTTTTTGAAAAAGGTCAGTGAAGTGCAGGTGTGTGCTCATGTCGATGAGGCGATGGGGCATCGATTCAAGAGCCTTTCTGTACGTGCCGAGGACCTTGCTCAGCCGCAATGGCTGAAATACGCAGAGCCTGCGGATCGCGAGCTCTATGCGAAGCTCGATCGCCAATACACCGAGCGCAAGCAGGCCGTTGATGCCCTGATGGACGGGCTGGAATCGCTGGAGGTATTTGCTCGTAATGAGATTGGCCGCTATGTGCGCAAGCATCTGGGTTACTCGGTTGACGTGCAGCAGGTGATGATCAGCTTGTCGGACGAATTCGATATCCAGAGCGGTGCGTTCTCGATCCAAAACTGCAAATCACTGATTGAGTTCGCTATGCTCGGCCTGCCCACAGTTTCAGGCGACGGCGAGGTGATTCTCCCTGCGGTACATGCGAACCCTGCGTTCACATTCGGTTTTGTGAAGACAATGCTCAATGAACTGGATGTCCAGCGCCGCTACCGACAGCAGCTTAGAGCGCGGCTAACCCATGAGCGGACCCTGCGCGCCCTGACCCATAGGCGGGACGCTGCTCTGGCACTTAGCACCATGGCTGCTTTGCTGCAAGGACACCTGGTGGGCGAGCGAAGCCTGGATCTGATTCATGGTGTGCGCGCGGACATTGTCCAAGACGATGTGGTGATGACCCTGGGGAGCCTGAAACTGGCCGTCAATGGCGTACGCTTCAAAGATATTCTGGTATTCCGTAGCCGGGATGCGGCAGGCGACGATCATTACGCGCTCTATGCCCCCGGTGCGCCAGGCGGCCAGGACCTGTTTGGATTCAACTCATGGCGCCAGTTGTCCATTGAAGTCGGCCGCTGGCTGGCGGCCGATGCGGGCGCCCGCTATTTGCTCGACCAAAGCGCCATAACCACTGAGCCTGACCATTCCGACTTCCTGGAAAAAGTGCGTCGCAAGGGCACATTGTGGAGTGAGTCCAGTGTGGTGTTCCACGAGCTGGACGGCGACAACTTCGAGGAGCGCCTCTCAGATGCCACTAGCCACAAAATCGAGCGGGCATTGACGCGCGATGAATCTGCTTTGGTGGGGTTCACTCACGAAACCACCTACGCTAACCGTGGCGCCCTGGCGTTGCTGGAAAATCGGATCAACGAGTTGGACAAGGCTTTCGTACACACAACTCAGGCAATGGTGTCATTTGAACAATTTGCCAGGCGCGAAGGCAGCAAGCTGCTCAACGATTACATCAGCAGCCAGGGCGTGGGCGAACGCGTCGATACCGACACGATCTTCGTGGATCTGGACAACGCCGATTACGTCGCAACCCCGGACTTCACCGAGTACTCCCGGCTCAGGTCCCTGACTAGCTTGTTTATGGAAGGGTTTTCGGATCAGTACGCGTTCACTTCCAAGGCACCTATGTATTCATCGGTGGGACAGGACTTGAGGGCACTGCCCCTTTACTTTGCCCAGCGAGTGGACAAGGCGCTGCGTGAGGCGGCGTTGGGTGAGCGCTACATCCAATGGATCCGGCAGGAGTTTTTGAACTCATCTCACGAGCAGTACCACTATCGCCGAGCACTGTTCGGCAGGCGTCTACAGTTCGATATGCGCCTGGCAGCAATGCGGGAGTTTTTAAAAGGTCATTTATCAACCGCGCAGTACCAGTGGCTAGTGCAGCTCATTGTTTCGCTGGATAAACAGGTGCTCGAGCAAAACAAAGGGCTGCAAGACCGTATCAAGCGCAGTAGCGCAGCTATGTTCCGCTTCGCCGGTTACACCGTACAAGGCGTGTATATGCTTCGCGATTTCAGCTCCCCAGACGGCGACTTCAATTTGTTATATACGCCCGATGCTCCGGACGGCATCAGTTTCAGAAAACTGACTAACTATGTGGAACTCTTGGGTTCGCCTGACATGCGCCGCTATTACTACCTTCGTGTTCCGTACAAGGGACAACCCACTGTCGGGTCTCTCTTTGATGCAATGGACCGCAACCTCCCGGGGCGGTGGATTACCATTGAAAACCCGGAGCATCAGAACACCGATCGGGTCACGGACATCCACGATCTTTACGACGAACAGATCAGTCGGATCGTTGCCGATGTCGATGCCCAGACCAGGAGTACGACGGAGCGCTGGATTGAAAAGACTTATTCTATTGTAAGGTTGCTTGGGGCCGCGCTGCTGATGCCGTTCCCTGGCGCAGCCCTCGCATGGACGGGGCTTCACCTGACCATCGATATGCAACGGGGTTTGCTCGCCTATCACGACGGCGACCGCGCGACCGCGTCCTGGTTTTTTGGGGCCGCAGTCTATGGAGCACTAATGGGAGGCGCCGGCGTCAAGACAGTCGTTACCCACGATAAGGCGCTGATTGTAAAGGTCGGCCAGTGGGCAGTGAAAAAACTGGCCGCCCAGACCGGTTAATGAATAGCGCGCCCGCTGGGCAGCGATTGCAAGCGCTGGGTGAGGCGCAGTTTCTGCACCGGATCTTCACTCAACATTAATGCATGCTCCAGATCGAAGCGTTCGGCCTGCGGGCAATCCAGATGCTGGTACAGGCTGGCGCGAGCGAGATAATCGCTGGTGTTGGCCTGACCCAGTTCCATCACCCGCGTTGCATCCTTGAGTGCCGCGATCAAGTCGTCGTTTAACTGGTGCAAATAGCGCAGGTTTCGCGACAAGCGTTGAAGCATTGCCGCAGGGGTTGCGGTTGTCATGTGCTCGGCCATCAATGGCACGTTCGGGCCGAATTGACGCAGCAGCAACTCCCGGCAGTCCTTTGGGTACAGCCTGCGCCCGCCGCAGGGGTCAAGCGAATGATCGGCACGTGGCACACGCAGCAGAAAGTGCCCCGGGAAATTGACCCCTTCAAGTGGAATATCGAGACGCTTGGCAATGTGAAGTGCAACCAATGCCAGCCCCAGCGGCTGGCCTCGACGCCGCTCAATGATCTTGTGAAGCATCGCCGCTTGAGGCTTGGGTTGAGCGGCATCGTCCTGTTGGAAACCCAGTGCCGCCAGTTGCCGCAGCAAAGGCTGAGCGAGTTCAGTCGCCGGCAGCATGGGAAGCGCAGCGCCGATGCTGCGCTCCAGCGTGGCCAGTTGGTCGTGGAAGGCCTGGAAATCAACCTGTTCATCGTGTTCTGCCGCAATCCACAAGGCCGCTTCAAACGTGGACGGCGGATTCTGCTGCAGACAGGCAAGGCATTGCTGGCGCGGACTCATCGACTTCTCCGGCGGTATCGGGCGACGCGAAAACTTAACCATTGGCTCTGTTTTATCCCCTGACTGGCGCCTTCGTCCAGCGATGATTCGTGGCCGGGGCCCAGTAACTGTCCCTCGTCAGGATGCCGCGGCAGGTGCCTTCCTTTTTTCATCCAGCGCCTATACTCGCCAGTACGAAAAAGGGAGCATTGCCCATGTTCGCTCTCATGCAAAGCTCACGCGTGCAATCACTGCACATGATGGTCGAGCCCGGTACCGGCTTGAAGGCGGTGATCGCGATTCACAGCAGCCGAAAAGGCCCAGCGCTCGGCGGCTGTCGCTACCTGTCCTATCCAACTGAAGAGAGCGCTGTAGAAGACGCCATTCAACTGGCCAGGAACATGAGCTACAAGGCTGTCCTTGCCGGGTTATCTCTGGGCGGAGGGACGGCAGTGATCATGCGTCCGGCTCATGTACCGGACAGGGCTGCCTTGTTTGAGGCCTTCGGGCGTTTTGTCGAAAGCCTGGACGGCCGGTACATCACGGCCATGGACAGCGGTACATCGAGGGAGGATATGGATTGCATTGCGCAATGCACTCGACACGTCACCAGCACCACCGCGGTGGGCGACCCCTCGGCACATACCGCGCTGGGGTTATATACGGGGATTCGCACCACTGCGATGGCCCGGCTGGGCAGCGATAACCTGGAAGGCTTGCGGGTAGCGATACAGGGCTTGGGGCATGTGGGATATGCGCTGGCTGAACAGCTGCATGCGGCGGGCGCCGAGCTCTTGGTTGCAGATCTGGACAGCGGCAAAGTCCAGCTCGCCATGGAGCAATTCGGTGCTAAACCGATTGCCAGTGAGGCGTTGCTCAGCACGCCCTGCGACATTCTCGCGCCCTGCGGGCTGGGCGGGGTCCTGAACAGTCACAGCGTTGCCAAGTTGCGTTGCGCTGCTGTCGCGGGTGGCGCGAATAACCAGCTCAGCTGTGCCGCCATTGCCGATCAGTTGGAAGCGCGCGGCATTCTGTACGCCCCGGACTATGTCATCAACTCCGGAGGCCTCATCTATGTGGCGCTTCAGCACCAGGGGGCAACTGACGGAACGATCACTGCACATCTCTCTCAGATCGGCACACGGCTGACTGAAGTATTTGCCCATGCCCAGGCTGAAAAGCGCTCCCCCGCGCGCGTCGCAGATGCGCTGGCAGAGCGGCTACTCGATCAGGAGTGAACCGCAGCGTCTTGCCCCGCAATCTCAACCCCTGCGATTACTCTGCCTCTTGCTCCGTGGGTGTCAGCTCATTGAGGGCCAAGGCGTTGTTCTTGAAAGCCGCAGCGAAAACCGCGCGGTTTTTGGCCATGAAGATACTGGCATCTTCGGCGTGTTTTTCGGTAAGACCGGCAACATTCTTCATCAACACGTCGGTAAGCAGTTCTGCCAGTTCCAGCATCTGATCATGGGCATCGGCGAGTTTGCGGTCCACGAACGTAGTCTCCAAATCACGCGTACTGCGGTAAAGGGTTTCAACAGCCATTGTCGGCCTCGTCGTCATTTCCAGAGTTGTTAGGGATCAGCTCGCGCGGTTGGCGCACATGGCCGAAAGGTGATGCAAGACAGCACGCGCTGTCTTTTTACTGTCTATTTATACAGTGCGCAGCATAGGTGAATCATTAGAGCTTGGGTAGGGGCCGCCTTCACTTTTTGCCGATCATCCGGTTGCGACATCCGGTCACGTTCCCAGCACAGGCTAATGGCCCTATTAATGCTAGCTACTGTCGAGCCGCGCGCGAGCGGATGTCACGTGCGCGCCCTACGCTTCATCTGAACTGCTCAAGGAATTACGTCGTGAAAACTGGCTCGGCTCAACGTCAGCGCTTTTTGGCATGCGGGTGCGCCGCAAGGCGTCGCTTCACCAACAGTTCTGGCTTATGGACGGGAGGCGCGCGATGGGCAGCGTGAAGTGGGCAGACCGGATGCGGGCTAAGCTCCATGGCGGCGCCAACAGCCTGGGTAACCTTGCGGTTGAGGCGTTTCATTATCTGGCTCTGTTCGGCATCGGCGCGGTCACTGCGTATGCAGCGATAAAGGCATTTATCGGCATGCTTGGGCAGGAGTACATCGCCGTGGATGACATCCTGCTGTTGTTCATCTACCTGGAATTGGGTGCGATGGTCGGCATCTATTTCAAAACCAACCACATGCCCCTGCGGTTCCTTCTCTACATTGGGGTCACAGCGCTTATCCGTTTGCTGATCAGCGACGTCTCGCATCACAAGGCGCCGGACATGGGCATCATTTACGTGTGTGGCGGGGTGCTGTTGCTGGCGTTTTCAATCCTGGTGGTGAGGTACTCGTCGTCGAGGTATCCCTCGGTTCAGGAGAAAGTGGAGTAGGGCGCGCGCGACTGGGCGCATTCCAATGGGCCCGCTTCACGTGCGAGCCCTCTGGGACCGCCTTCCTCAAACCCGAGCAGTCTGCTTCTCGGTAGTTTCGGCCGGCGAGGCGTCGGCGAAGTGGTTGACCTGACGCAACGCTTTGAAACCGACCATCCAGGCACCGACAACCCCCAAGGTACATAGCCCGCCGATGATCGCCGCAGGAACGGCGCCCCAGAGCGCGGCACTGCTGCCGGCGCGGAACTCGCCCAGTTCGTTGGACGAGCCGATGAACAGCATATTCACCGCATTCACCCGTCCGCGCATGTCGTCCGGCGTCGAAAACTGCACCAGCGTGGAGCGGATATAGACGCTGACCATGTCCGCCGCACCGGCGATCATCAGGGCCAGCAGCGACAGCCAGAACAGCGTCGACAGCGCGAACACCAGATTGGCCACTCCAAAGACCGCAACGGCAATGAACATGACCAGGCCGACATGCCGGTCAAAAGGTCGAAAACTCAGGTACAGACCGGTGGCGACCTCGCCGAGGCTCATGGCACTGCGCAGCGCACCCAGCCCCTGCGGACCGAGGTGCAACACTTCATGAGCGTAGATGGGCAATAGCGCTACCACGCCGCCGAGCAGCACGGCGAACAGGTCAAGCGAAATGGTCCCGAGGATGATCGGCCGCGAGCGAATAAAGGCGATGCCTGCGGTGAACCGCTTCCAGGCTGTTGATTCCAGGATCTGCTTCTTGCCGGCATAAAGCACCGGTACACGGATGAGCAACAACACGCCGGCGATAAAGCTGGCCATGCACACCGAGTAGGTGAGCCCGCCGCCACCGGCAGCATACAAACCGCCGCCGACCAGAGGCCCGGCGATGGTAGCGATGCGCATGATCATGCTATTGGTGGCGATCGCCGAGGCGAGTTTTTCACGGGGCACCACCTGTGGCAGCAGGCTCTGCAATGCGGGACCTGTGAAGGCTCGTGCGCAGCCGAACAGCGCCAAAGTGGCGTAAATCAGTCGAGTGTCCTGATGGTGCGTGACCGAAAACAGCATCAGCATCAGGCTGCACACCGCCTGAACCGACCAACTTATGGTCAGGATCAGCTTGCGATCATAACGGTCAATAAGGTCGCCAGCGGGCATCAACAGCAGCAGCATCGGAATGAACTGCGCCAGGCCCACGTAGGCGAGCGAGATCGGGCTGCGGGTCATGTCGTAGACCTGCCAGGCGACGACTACCGCTTGAATCTGCATGGCAAATACAGCCGCGAGACGCGCGGTCAGAAAAGCGAAAAAGCCGGGCAGACGCAGGGCGCTTTTGGCAGACGATTCGGAAGATGAAGCGGGCGGTTCGGAACTCAAGGCGGGGCATCCATCGCAGTAAAAGACGGCTGACTGTTATACACCGGTAAGCGTGTGTATGCCTGTAGCTGTCAGAACTTTAATGGAGTAACGACGTGCAAACGGCAGCCGAAGACCGTCGGCTGCCGAGCCTTTACCGTTAACCTTTCACTGGAACCAGATCGAAATTGTTGTCCTGGTACTGGAACAACAGACAATCTTCGCCGGCTGCGCAGCCGCTTTCATGGACTTGCCTGGCAGGCAGATTATAAAAAGAGCCAGCCGGGTACTCGGTGCGCTTGCCGTCGATGACCGCATAGAAAGTACCGGCCATCACAACGGTGGGGAGTGCCTGGCTGTGGAGGTGCAGACCATTGTCGGTACCGGCCTTGAAGGTCACGAAGGCGGAGTAGAAGCCTTTGCCTTTGCTCAGAATGTCGCCTTCGGTATTGGCATAACCCACGGCGCCTTGAGTTCCTGGAACCTCTTGCCACTTCAACTGAGCGACGCGTAGTGAGACCACCGAGTCGGGCGCATTATTTGCGGCAATAGCCGCTGTAGCGATCACCAACAAGGCGAGACTTGCGCTGGTCATTTTCTTCAGATGTTTCATGGTGGAGCCCTCTATGGTTTGGAATAGTGGGCGATGTTAGGGCGCAGAACGGTGCGCATATACGGCATCAATCAAGCATGACCTGTGCAATAACAGCACAGGCTTCTTCTTGAAGCATGATCAGCTTACCCACCGGGGCACGGCGTAATATTGCTGGGCGTAATCCAGAAAGACTCGCACTTTGGGCGCCACATACCGACTCTGCGGATACAGTGCGTACAACGAGCGCGAACGTAGCGTCCATTGCGGCAGCACGTGCGTCAGGCGGCCGTCCGCCAGAGCATCGTGGACAATGAAGCGGTCGAAGCTGGCGATCCCCACCCCCGCAATCGCGGCGGCTCGAAGCGCCATGGGCGAGTTGGCGCTGAGCCGGGCAGGCATGTTTATCTCAAGCTGCTGAGCATCCGGACCTGTCAACTGCAGCAGATTTGGCTGGGTCAGGCGGCTGTAGACCAGAAGCGGATGCTGGCTCAGCGTTTCAGTCGTCAGCGCCGACACCTGACGCTTTAGATAGGCGGGTGCTGCCACCAGAATGACTTCACTCAAACTGAGTCGCCGAGCCACCAGGCTGGAGTCGGGCAGATAATCCGTCACGCGCAGGCACAGATCGACGCCTTCAGCGAGCAAATCCACAAGTTGATCCGTGCAGGTCAGTTCAATATTCAGATGTGGGTAGAGTTCGACAAATCCTGCCAGCCAGCGCCCCAATTCAAGTTCTCCGAACGCCGTACCCACATTCAAGCGCAAAGTGCCACTGGGCTGCTCGTGATGCTCGGACAGCTGCAACGCCATGCTGTCCATCTGTTCGAGAATGTGCGCGCAATGGCGATAGAAGAGCCCGCCCGCCTCAGTCAGTTGCAGGCGGCGGGTGGTTCGGTGCAGCAGCTGAGTGCCAAACTGGCGTTCGAGGTTTTTGACCTGCCGAGACAATACCGTGTGCGACTGCCCGGTGAGCTGGGCCGCCGCACTGAACCCACCGCTGTCCACCACCCGGCGGAACGCTTGCATCGCGCTG comes from Pseudomonas lutea and encodes:
- a CDS encoding YebG family protein; translated protein: MAVETLYRSTRDLETTFVDRKLADAHDQMLELAELLTDVLMKNVAGLTEKHAEDASIFMAKNRAVFAAAFKNNALALNELTPTEQEAE
- a CDS encoding phosphate-starvation-inducible protein PsiE; this translates as MGSVKWADRMRAKLHGGANSLGNLAVEAFHYLALFGIGAVTAYAAIKAFIGMLGQEYIAVDDILLLFIYLELGAMVGIYFKTNHMPLRFLLYIGVTALIRLLISDVSHHKAPDMGIIYVCGGVLLLAFSILVVRYSSSRYPSVQEKVE
- a CDS encoding MFS transporter, which encodes MSSEPPASSSESSAKSALRLPGFFAFLTARLAAVFAMQIQAVVVAWQVYDMTRSPISLAYVGLAQFIPMLLLLMPAGDLIDRYDRKLILTISWSVQAVCSLMLMLFSVTHHQDTRLIYATLALFGCARAFTGPALQSLLPQVVPREKLASAIATNSMIMRIATIAGPLVGGGLYAAGGGGLTYSVCMASFIAGVLLLIRVPVLYAGKKQILESTAWKRFTAGIAFIRSRPIILGTISLDLFAVLLGGVVALLPIYAHEVLHLGPQGLGALRSAMSLGEVATGLYLSFRPFDRHVGLVMFIAVAVFGVANLVFALSTLFWLSLLALMIAGAADMVSVYIRSTLVQFSTPDDMRGRVNAVNMLFIGSSNELGEFRAGSSAALWGAVPAAIIGGLCTLGVVGAWMVGFKALRQVNHFADASPAETTEKQTARV
- a CDS encoding cupin domain-containing protein translates to MKHLKKMTSASLALLVIATAAIAANNAPDSVVSLRVAQLKWQEVPGTQGAVGYANTEGDILSKGKGFYSAFVTFKAGTDNGLHLHSQALPTVVMAGTFYAVIDGKRTEYPAGSFYNLPARQVHESGCAAGEDCLLFQYQDNNFDLVPVKG
- a CDS encoding LysR family transcriptional regulator, with product MDTLSAMQAFRRVVDSGGFSAAAQLTGQSHTVLSRQVKNLERQFGTQLLHRTTRRLQLTEAGGLFYRHCAHILEQMDSMALQLSEHHEQPSGTLRLNVGTAFGELELGRWLAGFVELYPHLNIELTCTDQLVDLLAEGVDLCLRVTDYLPDSSLVARRLSLSEVILVAAPAYLKRQVSALTTETLSQHPLLVYSRLTQPNLLQLTGPDAQQLEINMPARLSANSPMALRAAAIAGVGIASFDRFIVHDALADGRLTHVLPQWTLRSRSLYALYPQSRYVAPKVRVFLDYAQQYYAVPRWVS